In the Helicoverpa zea isolate HzStark_Cry1AcR chromosome 27, ilHelZeax1.1, whole genome shotgun sequence genome, one interval contains:
- the LOC124643241 gene encoding uncharacterized protein LOC124643241 has protein sequence MDFLRKLFPSSKKNMVSHTDSILTSKDTSLNINNNSQDHNIDTILRTNNVKGTKKDASFEITEKPNSNNSLHSVEDVPLEISPNNIKTDQILPEFKVPNDIKPAITTFNEDIEKNCDERPINANTNVLEPVIIADGLVCNKEATAFNDKELTTNEACSLNIADETLQSLKEFEETLNNYESSNNFRTEYINLDDFYEIFNALDTVNDDNSTKVLIDSKNNNDDDVKIIEDVNVFEDIDVISINSSTKDCQSQTEDVKETIYISLSSDADEVDTQSSECDGYNSSDFEFISEAEAKLDGLIINFKGVNRQNSSHYISEFENVEGFNIDEVFDPCEGPSGQNRPRNQFEDRSYRNNHQIPLGDDYLALFQGIYNPVLPMSEIFFLENKSVRTSAMNSQYDGIGFVKQLALRRQQPDSSEDEFADEAKECAKQILKTYPRDNRKRRRRH, from the exons ATGGACTTTTTACGAAAATTATTTCCTTCATCAAAGAAAAATATGGTTTCACACACTGATAGCATACTAACAAGCAAAGATACAtctcttaatataaataataattcacaAGACCATAATATTGACACCATTTTGCGCACAAATAATGTTAAAGGTACAAAAAAAGATGCTTCTTTCGAAATTACTGAAAAACCTAATTCTAATAATTCCTTACATTCTGTAGAAGATGTTCCATTAGAAATAAGTCCTAATAATATCAAAACTGATCAGATATTACCAGAAtttaaagtacctaatgatATTAAACCTGCAATTACAACATTTAATGAAGATATCGAGAAAAATTGCGATGAAAGACCAATCAACGCTAATACTAATGTTCTTGAACCAGTTATTATTGCGGATGGATTGGTATGTAATAAAGAAGCCACAGCATTTAATGATAAGGAACTTACAACAAATGAAGCTTGTTCTCTCAATATAGCAGACGAAACTTTACAATCTCTTAAAGAATTTGAAGAAACTCTAAATAACTATGAAAGCTCAAATAACTTCAGAACCGAATACATCAACCTTGATGATttttacgaaattttcaatGCATTGGACACTGTAAATGATGATAATTCGACAAAAGTTCTGATTGatagtaaaaacaataatgacGATGACGTAAAGATAATAGAAGACGTTAACGTTTTTGAAGATATCGATGTCATTTCAATAAATTCTTCTACAAAAGATTGTCAAAGCCAAACAGAAGATGTTAAAGAAACCATATACATAAGTTTAAGTTCCGATGCAGACGAAGTGGATACACAAAGTTCTGAATGCGACGGTTACAATTCGTCTGATTTTGAATTCATATCTGAGGCAGAAGCTAAACTAGATgggttaataattaattttaaaggagTAAACCGTCAAAATTCCTCTCACTACATTTCAgaatttgaaaatgttgaaGGTTTTAATATAGATGAAGTTTTTGACCCATGCGAGGGTCCTTCTGGTCAGAATAGACCGAGAAACCAATTTGAGGATAGGAGTTATAGGAATAATCATCAGATTCCTTTAGGAGACGATTATTTAGCGTTGTTTCAAGGGATCTATAACCCTGTGCTGCCGATgtcagagatattttttttagagaaCAAGTCGGTTAGAACATCGGCTATGAATAGTCAGTATGATGGTATTGGGTTTGTTAAGCAGTTGGCTCTGAGGAGACAGCAGCCTGATAGTTCGGAAGATGAGT TCGCAGACGAAGCAAAGGAATGTGCAaaacagattttaaaaacttaccCCCGAGATAATAGGAAGAGAAGACGCAGGCActag
- the LOC124643352 gene encoding uncharacterized protein LOC124643352: MKILFALFVLCVVTLSKGNEENSPQVSVVHKDYGPKAGPALVTAKRIERGYYHPEPPSMVRRVKRPIRHKRPDMRRPGLRRPGQRRPENRRFERQRPHKRTIRRRHHKRTAY, encoded by the exons atgaaaatattatttgctttATTCGTCCTGTGTGTGGTCACTTTGTCCAAAGGAAACGAAGAGAACTCTCCACAAGTTTCTGTTGTACATAAAGATTATGGAccaaaag CCGGCCCAGCATTAGTAACTGCGAAAAGAATAGAACGTGGCTATTATCACCCCGAGCCCCCTAGCATGGTTCGTCGTGTCAAAAGACCAATAAGACATAAAAGACCAGACATGAGAAGACCAGGGCTTAGGCGCCCAGGACAAAGGCGCCCAGAAAACAGAAGATTTGAGAGGCAACGTCCTCACAAGAGAACTATTCGTCGTAGACATCATAAGAGAACGGCTTATTAA
- the LOC124643242 gene encoding translation machinery-associated protein 7 homolog has translation MSGREGGKKKPLKAPKKESKDLDEDDLAHKQKLKEQQKALQEAKAKASQKGPLATGGIKKSGKK, from the exons ATGTCTGGCCGTGAAGGTGGCAAGAAGAAGCCCCTAAAGGCACCAAAGAAAGAGTCTAAAGACCTTGATGAGGATGACCTAGCCCACAAACAGAAGTTGAAAGAGCAGCAGAAGGCCCTACAG gaGGCGAAAGCAAAGGCTTCACAGAAAGGTCCTTTAGCGACTGGAGGTATCAAGAAATCGGGCAAAAAGTGA